A segment of the Streptomyces sp. NBC_01235 genome:
GCGGCGCTGCTGCCGCGGAAGGGCCTCATCCTCGGCGGCGAGGCCGCGCCGGCGGGCTGGCTCGGCGAACTCATGGCTGTCGCGGGCGACCGCGTCGTCGTCAACCACTACGGACCGACCGAGACCACTGTCGGCGTGACCACAGCCGCTCTCGATGCAACGGCGTCGGCCCGGGCAGCCGTGCCGATCGGGCGGCCGCTGGCCAACACCCGTATGTACGTCCTCGATGAGCGGTTGCGGCCGGTTCCGGTGGGGGTCCCGGGCGAACTCCACATCGCCGGATCGCAGCTGGCGCGCGGCTATCTGGGCCGCAGTGCCCTGACTGCGGAGCGGTTCGTGGCCTGTCCCTTCGAGGCGGGTCGGCGGATGTACCGGACCGGGGACCGGGCCCGCTGGTCGGCCGACGGCCGGATCGAGTTCCTCGGACGGTTCGACGACCAGGTGAAGATCCGCGGGTTCCGCATCGAGCCCGGCGAGGTGCGGACGGTCCTCGAGGACCATCCGGGGGTCGCGCGTGCGGCCGTGGTGGTCCGCGAGGCCGCTCTGGTCGCGTACGTCGTGCCGACCGACACGGATCCGGGCGATCCGGATGAGGTCGCCGCGCTGTCGGACGACGTCCGCGGCTTCGCGGCACAACGCCTGCCCGACCACATGGTCCCGGCCACGGTCGTCGTCCTCGCCACCCTTCCGCTGACGGCGAACGGCAAGCTCGACCGCGCGGCGCTCCCGCTGCCGGAACTCGCCGTCGCCGGCACCGACGGCAAGCCCACCACCGAGATCCAGACAGTGTTCTGCGACATCTTCGCCGACGTCCTCGGCCTGGAGTCGGTGGGCGTGGACGACGACTTCTTCACCCTGGGCGGCCACTCGCTGCTCGCCGTCACGCTGGTGGAACGGCTCCGCGAACGAGGCGCGTCGCTGTCGGTGCGCAACGTCCTGGTCGCTCCGACGGTGAACGGCCTGCTGAAGCAGATGTCGTTCTCGTCGGTCAGGAACGCCTTCGACGTCGTCTTGCCCATCCGCACCCGCGGCACCGAACCGCCGCTCTTCTGCATCCACCCGGGAGGCGGCGTGAGCTGGTGCTACCTGACGCTGGCCAGGCAGGTCCCACAGGAGATCCCGCTCTACGGGATCCAGGCGCGCGGTCTCGACGGCGCCGGCGAGGTGGCCGGCTCGGCCCGGGAGATGGCGACGTACTACCTGGAGCGGATCCGCGCGATCCAGCCGTCCGGCCCCTACCGGCTCCTGGGTTGGTCCTTCGGCGGCAACCTGATCCACGAGATGGCCGTACAGCTCCGTGCCGCGGGCGAACGGGTCGGCGCCTTGGTGCTGCTGGACGCGTTCCCGCCGGTCCGTCGCGAGGCCGGAGACGACCTCGAGGCGCCGGGCTCGGAGCCCTCGGAGGCTTTCGAGGAGCTGCGGCGCCGACTGCGCCACGAGGCCGGAACCGTGCTGGGCGCGATCTCCGACGAGGAGGTCACCAACTTGGCGACCGTGTTCCAGAACAACAGGAGGCTCATCCGGGAGCACGACTTCGGCGTCTTCGACGGCGACGTACTTTTGGTGCGCGCCGCCGACACGACCAGAGGCGCGGCCACCGCGGAGCTGTGGCGACCCTACGTGTCGGGGGAGATCGTCGAGACGAGCCTGCCGTGCTCGCACGCCGAGATGCTCGATCACGGCGTCGTGGAAGAGCTCTGGTCCGCGATCTCATCGGGATTCACCACGGAGAAGGAAGGAATCTGACATGGACGGCGACGTCAAGGAATCGGTCCTGTTTCCCGACCGGGACCGAGTCGCGCTCTTCGAGGCGGTCGCACCGGACGTGAGTCCGGTGAAGTGGGCCTCGGCCAACGCCGACCTGCTCACCGAGCGCCTGGCGGCCAAGGGAGCTTGCCTGCTGCGCGGCTTCGACATCCCGGAGGCCTCGGTGTTCTCCGAGTTGGTGCGCGTCTTCGGACAGCAGCTCGAGGAATACATCTACAGGTCGACGCCGCGCAGCAAGGTCGGCGACGTCTACACCTCGACGGAGTATCCGGCCTCGGAGGTCATCCCGATGCACAACGAGATGGCCTACACCACCTCCTGGCCCGAACGCCTCTGGTTCTACTCCCAGAAATCGGCACCCGTCGGAGGCCAGACCCCGCTCGCTGACAGTCGTGCGGTCCACGCACGGATCCCCGCACCGATTCGGGAGCGCTTCGAGCGACACGGCGTCCGCTACGTCCGCAACTACCGGAACGGGCTCGGCGTGCCGTGGCAGGAGACGTTCCCTGACATGGATCGTGCGGAGGTGGACCGTTTCTGCCGGGCCCGCGGCATCGTCGCCGAATGGCTCGACGAGGACACTCTCCGCACCACCGAGACCTGTCAGGCATCGACGACGCACCCGGTCACCGGTGAGACGGTGTGGATGAACCAGGCCCACCTGTTCCACGTCTCAAGCCTGAATCCCCTCACCCGCGATGCCCTACTGGGCCTCATGGACGAACAGGACCTCCCACGCAACGCCTACCTGGGCGACGGCACTCCGATCAGCGACGCCGACCTGTCCGAGATCCGGGCGGCGTTCGAGGCCGAGACACTGACGTTCCTCTGGCACGACGGCGACGTGTTGATCGTCGACAACCTTGCCATGGCCCACGGACGGTTCAGCTACGAGGGCGAACGCAAGCTCCTCGTCGCGATGACCGGATCGATCAGCCGGGGCCGGGGCACGTCGTCGTGAGGCGTGCGAGCAGAAGGTTCGGCTCGGTCCTCGTCGAGGCTTGATATGGCCGGCGCCTGTCGCCGGCCGTGCAACCGATCGCGCGGTGAGAAGTACGGCGACGGCAGGGAGCACGAACAGGCCCGTCACATCGGGCCCGAGCGGATGAAGGCGTTCATCGTTCGCCACGGCTACTCCGGCCGAACCCGCCCCGAAGTACTGGTGGAACGACTGCGTACACACCTGCTGACCGCCGCACCGGGCACAACCTTCGCCCAGCCGGGCCTCCGCCCGCACCGCGATCTTCGACTTCATCGAGGGACGCTGTTGCCCAATTCGAGTGAAGCCAGCGTGATCACGGGGCGTGCGGCGTCCGGGGCCATGAGCGTGTTGTGCGACGGTCTCAAGGGCACGAGCTGGGTGTCCGGCCGCAGGGGACTGGGGGTGCGGCGGTGTCGATGCGCTCGGACTCGGGAGCGGACGTTCCTGCCCTGACGCGGGATGTGGCTCGCGCGGTGTTCCCCAAGGGCTGTCTGGCCATGAGGATCCGGGACGGCCTCGGTCCGCTGTTCTCGGATGAGGATTTCAAGGCGGCCTTCGGGGTCAGAGGGCGTCCCGGGATCTCGCCCGGCCGGCCCTGGTCGGCGTCCTGCAGTTCGCCGAGAACCTGACTGATCGCCAGGCCGCGCACGCGGTGCGGGCCAGGATCGACGTCTGGTCCGGCCAGCCGTGCGCGACCGGCCCCTTGGCGAGCTCCTGCTCGAGCAGGGTGAACAGGGCCTCACTCAGCTTGGGCCGTGAGACGGGACCGGCAGCCCTCAGCCCCTCGGCGCCGGCGTCGTGCCAGGCTCGGCGCCAGCGCTGCACCGAGCGCACACTCACCCGTAAGTTCTTGGCGACCTCCGCGTTGGAGGCACCCGCAGCGAAGAGCTGCGCGGCCTCCAGCCGGATCCGCTCCCGAAACACCTGCCGTTCAGGCGTTTGCCCACCACCCTGCGGATATCTCATACAACAGGCATACCGCGACGATCACACATCGTCAGCCCTCAACGACACCACGCCGCAAAGGTCAGTAGCGGATCGCGTCCAACAGCTGGCGGTGGCAGTAGCCCTCGGGCCGTCCACCCCGCCCCTGGAACCAGGCCGGCATCGGCAGCGACGGCCGGACGGCCGCCCACTCCGCGTCCGTCATGTCCGACGGATACCGGCGCACCCGGTCCGGATGGTCGGCCGCGTTGCCGTACACGTGCGCGAGGCAATCGCACGACACGGCGGGCGAGTTGAAGTCAACGTGCTCGGGCACGTACAACAAAGACAACAGGGCCTCCGGGAACCACTCGAAATGGGATCGCACCCCCGAGCTACCAGGAGGCCCTGCTTTCACGCGCGGAAACCGCCGCAGTCACCCGATCGAGACTCCCGTTCGATCGACAGCCTTCGAGATCGGTACGGGCAACAACCACTTACGTGTCGGGATGCTCCGGCAGGGCGAGCCAGTCCGACCAGGAGATCTCGCGGCCGAGGAAGCGCGGCTGCTCGAACGGCCAGTCGGCGGCGATCCACTGCGGCACCAGCGCGTCGAGGGCCTGTTCGACCTCGCTGCCCACCAGCTCGTCCACCACCCACCAGGAGATCTCGCCGTCCGCGCCGGCCCTCTCCGGTGGGTCGATGTAGACACAGCCGAGCAGAGCTGTCTCCGCCGTGTCGAACAGCGCGTAGTTGAAGGACTGGTGTGCGGCGATCTCCTTCTCGTGCCGCAACAGGTCGGCCTGGTCGGCCTCGTAGGTCATGGTGGCCGCGGGCCAGCCCCAGGCCGGGCCGAAGATGGTCCACAGCCGCTCGCGCGAACCCGTCACAGCCGGATAGTCGAGCGGGGTGTCCGCCTCCCGGATCGGCCGCAGGTGATGACCACCGCCCGGCAGCGGTACCAGGACGGGGTGGACGAAGTCATCGGGAAGCCAGCTCATGGCGCCCGACCGTAGCAGCGCGCGGCCGTCCGCTCCCCTGGATTTTCCCCGCATACCGCCAGTCCCTGCTCTCATGCTGGGCAGGGCCCGCGATCACCCGATCGAGACTCCCGTTCGATCGACAGACTCCATGATCGGTATGGCAACGGCTTCTGTGGCCCATTTCAGGCAGGCGCTGTCCCGCTTGAGGTAGTCCTTGCCCGCCGAGACGTGGCAACCGAAGGGTGACATCGGGGCTTGACCCCTGATCTTGGACACGGGCTATGCGGCTTGGCCAGATGTTGTAGCGGTGCAGCCAGCGGAACAGGTCGATGCGGGCTTCACGCTCGTCGGCCCAGGCACTGCGGCTCTGGAGAGTCTCCCGCTTGCATGTGGCGTTGAAGGACTCGGCGAGCGCGTTGTCCGCCGAACTGCCGACGGCGCTCATGCTCTGGATCACGCCCGCCCGGCGGCAGGCGTCGGCGAATGCCCGGCTTGTGTACTGGGCCCCGTGATCGGTGTGTATGACGGCGCCAGCGAGGCTGCCGCGGCACCGCTCGGCGGCGGCCAGGGCCTCGGTGACCAGTTCGGCGCGCATGTGGTCGGCGATCGCCCAGCCTGCCAGCGCCGGGAGGCGAGGTCGATGACCGTGGCTGTGAGTGGGCGGTGGGGCGGCAGTGGGTGGGCGTCAGCGGAATCGCGGTGTGGAGGTCCTGGTAGTGGTTCTGGGACCGGGTTGTGGTCGCTGTCATGGGGTGACCAAGCGGCTGTTGTGGGGCGGTTAGCAGCTCGGGTTGTGGCTGTCATGGGTTTCGTTGTTCCTGTGTGAGGGGCTGGCGGGGTCGGGTGGGCTGGGCCGTGTGACGGTTTCGGCGGGTGGGGCTGGGGCGGGGTCGGCTGGTGTGGTGCCGCCGGTGGGTGTGTCGTTGGCGCGGGGTGTGGTGGTGCGGCGGCTTCTTGCGGTGGATGAGGAGGGGACGCTGTCGCGGTTGCATGTGCGGATCGCGGCGGAGCTGGCGGGGGTGTCGGAGCGGACGGTGTGGCGGTGGCTGGCCGATGGGCGCCGGGGCCATGTCGAGGCGAGGCCGCGGCAGGACGGGTTTTCGCTGAGTGATCCCTTGTGGGAGGTCCTGGCTCAGGCGGGCGGGAATGTTGCGGAGTTGCGGCGCAGGATGCTCCGGGCGCAGGAAGAGGGGGCGTTGGAGGAATGGGGTGCGCAGTGTGTGCCGTCGCTGCCGACGTTGCACCGGGTGATCAAGCGGGATCTGGGGGCGGGCCGGGTGCTTGAGGTGGCCCGTCCGGCAGGGGCCCGCGCCGGGGTGGAGCCGAGTCCGTATGACCGGGCGCTGGCGGACTTGGGGTTCGCGGACGGGGCGGACGGACCGGCTGTTGTCGACGGGCCGCCCGCCGACGTGCCGGTGCCGGAGGACGCCGCGGATGCGGGGGTGCGGGCCGGTGGGGTGCGGTTGTACGTGCCGGGGGCGCGGCTGGTGTCGACGCGGCAGGTGGCCGGGGTGGTGGAGGCGGTGGGTCATACGGTCGCGGCGCGCGGGATGTGCTGTGTGTACGGGGATCCGGGGCTGGGCAAGACGGTCGCTGTTGAGCAGGCGTTGCGTCTTTTGCCGGGCCGGGTGCCGGTGTGGCGGGCGGTGGCCGGGGTCGCGCCCGGTCTGCCGCAGTTGCGGGCCTGCCTGTGTGAGGCGCTCGGGCTGCCGTCGGGGGCGCTGACGCACCGGGCCGGGCCGGCCGGTCAGGCTCTCGAGCGGACTCTGGCCGAGCCGGGTGTGCTGGTCGTCGATGACGCCCAGCGGCTGACGCCGCCC
Coding sequences within it:
- a CDS encoding N-acetyltransferase translates to MSWLPDDFVHPVLVPLPGGGHHLRPIREADTPLDYPAVTGSRERLWTIFGPAWGWPAATMTYEADQADLLRHEKEIAAHQSFNYALFDTAETALLGCVYIDPPERAGADGEISWWVVDELVGSEVEQALDALVPQWIAADWPFEQPRFLGREISWSDWLALPEHPDT
- a CDS encoding ATP-binding protein; its protein translation is MGVSLARGVVVRRLLAVDEEGTLSRLHVRIAAELAGVSERTVWRWLADGRRGHVEARPRQDGFSLSDPLWEVLAQAGGNVAELRRRMLRAQEEGALEEWGAQCVPSLPTLHRVIKRDLGAGRVLEVARPAGARAGVEPSPYDRALADLGFADGADGPAVVDGPPADVPVPEDAADAGVRAGGVRLYVPGARLVSTRQVAGVVEAVGHTVAARGMCCVYGDPGLGKTVAVEQALRLLPGRVPVWRAVAGVAPGLPQLRACLCEALGLPSGALTHRAGPAGQALERTLAEPGVLVVDDAQRLTPPLLDYLRQLWDAPGCAAALVLCGAGSERAVARASALRSRVLTWHQVGRLEPSQLQQTLGLFHPVWAQADPDDLARVDEQMAHGNFRTWAKITSHVYAARERDPVRRVDGELIEQACARLGCDVPVWCQWVVSVTACQVRVFSLLVGC
- a CDS encoding TauD/TfdA family dioxygenase, translated to MDGDVKESVLFPDRDRVALFEAVAPDVSPVKWASANADLLTERLAAKGACLLRGFDIPEASVFSELVRVFGQQLEEYIYRSTPRSKVGDVYTSTEYPASEVIPMHNEMAYTTSWPERLWFYSQKSAPVGGQTPLADSRAVHARIPAPIRERFERHGVRYVRNYRNGLGVPWQETFPDMDRAEVDRFCRARGIVAEWLDEDTLRTTETCQASTTHPVTGETVWMNQAHLFHVSSLNPLTRDALLGLMDEQDLPRNAYLGDGTPISDADLSEIRAAFEAETLTFLWHDGDVLIVDNLAMAHGRFSYEGERKLLVAMTGSISRGRGTSS